The nucleotide sequence ATAACAGCCCATTGGCACATAATCGTGTACTGGCTGCGTATGCGCGTACCGAAGGACTTGATGACCATGCATTTGGATGATTTGCTTGATTCTGAACTTGCCTTGCCCAGCATTCCACGTGCGGTGGCCATGGTGCTGAGCGAGTTGGATAGCCCCGACCCCGATCTGCGGGCCATTAGCCAGCACATCAACACCGACATTGGCCTGACGACCCGCCTGCTGGCGCTGGCCAATTCTGCCCAGTACCAACTGGCCTATCGCATTGGCTCTGTGTCCGATGCCTTGGCAGTTTTGGGGCTGAACCAGGTGCGGGCATTGACCACAGCTGCCGCCATGTCGGGCGCCTTCAAGAACGTGCCGGGCTTGGATATGCAGCAGTTTTGGACCTACAGCCTGAATGTGGCCAAGCTCTCCCGCAAGCTCGCACGCAACGCCAAGGCCAATTCCGCAATCGCCTTTACGGCGGGGCTGGTCCATGCTTCTGGTGAGTTGGTTATGCATGTGGGCATGCCAGAGCAAATGGCATGGTTGAACGACAGGGTCGGCCCACTGAGCCTCAAACGCGCCAAGGCTGAGCACCAATTGTTGGGCTACACCTATGCGGAAGTGGGCGCTGGTTTCGCCAAGCATTGGAAGTTTCCCTTGGCCATTGTGGAAGCCATAGAGCACCAGCGCGCACCGTTTGACAACAAAGTCTACGAGGCATTGGCAGGGGTTGTGCACCTGTCATCGTGGCGGGCACGCGCCCAAGAGGCCGGTTATGGCGATGCGCAGTTAACCGATAGCTTTCCCGACGAGGTGGCACTTGCCCTGGGCATGGACATTGATGAAGTGATGCAGCGCGACCCTATCGACTGGACGTCGCAGCAAGAGTCCGCCGGCATGCTCTAGGCAGGGCGGTGCCTGCGTCGACTATTTTTGAAAGCGCTTGCGGGTCAGCGCCAATGCAATCCAAAACGACACCACGGTGTACACCACTAACACGGCGACATGGTGTCCAAAGTTGCTAGGCCACTGGTCCATGAACAAAGGGCGCACCAAGGCGACGGCATTGCTCAGGGGCAACCAGTCTGCAATCACGCGCACCGCCATGGGCAACTGCTCCAGCGGGAAAAACACCCCACTCAAAAACATCATGGGTGTCAGAAACAGCGTGAAGTAGTAAGTGAAAAAGTCATAGCCTTTGGCCAAGGCATTGAAGATCAAGGCAATGCAGCTAAAGGTGATGCCTACGCCCAGCAGAATGGGCCACGCCACCAGTAGCAAGGGGCTGTAGCTAATGCCCAAGGCCAGCATGACGGCCAAGATGGCCGTCACGGTAAACAAAGACTTGAACGCAGCCCACAGCATTTCGGCCAGCACAATGTCGTCCAAGCCCACAGGCGCATTCATGATGCCGTCCCAGGTCTTTTGCACATGCATGCGTGAAAACGCGGAGTACAAGGCCTCAAACGAGGCCGCTTGCATAGCACTCATGCAGATGGAGCCGCTGGCCAAAAACAAGATGTAGGGCACCTTGGTGTCGCCGCTAGCTCCTGCCACCGTGATCTGCCCAACCAGTGCGCCCATGCCGTAGCCGAAAGCCACCAGCCACATCAGCGGCTCTGCAATATTGCCAACCAGGCTGGGAATCGCCAGCTTGCGCCACACCAAAAGGTTGCGCAAAAAAACGGGCCAAAACCGCAGAGACAGCTGCGGTGGGCGCCACACGCTTTGGGTTGGGTGGGGTGTAGTCATCATGCGTCCTCCCGGATCTGGCGGCCGGTCAGTTTTAAGAAAAGGTCTTCCAAATTGGCAGGTCTGTGCAGGGTGCGCAGTTGCGGATATGCCGCCAAGGCCTGTTGCAAGGCCGGCGCTGCGTTGGTGTAGAAAAACACCGTCTCCCCGCTCACCTCGACCCGTGAGGCCATGTCGCGCAAAGGGCTGGTGGCCAGCGCCACCGCGCCTTGGCCAAACACCTCGATGACATCAGGCTCCAGGTGCTGTGCGATCAGGTCGCGTGGCTTGCCTTCGGCAATCTTTTTGCCGTGGTCTAGCACCAAGAGGCGTGAGCACAGGCGTTCGGCCTCGTCCATGAAGTGGGTGGTCAGCAAGATGGACTTGCCTTGTTGCAAGAGCAGCTGCAAGCGCTCCCACATCAAATGGCGCGCTTGGGGGTCTAGGCCCGTGGTGGGCTCATCGAGCAGCAGGAGCTTGGGGTCATTGACCAACGCGCGGGCCAAGGAGAGGCGTCGCTTCATGCCGCCCGACAGCTCGCCCGGTTTGGCATTTGCCTTGTGGCTGAGCGATGCAAACTCCAAGAGGGCAGGAATGCGCTCGCGGATTTGCGCATCCTTCATGCCAAAGTAGCGGCCATAGACCAGCAGGTTCTCGGCGCAGCTGAAGTCGGGGTCTAGCGTGTCCATTTGGCTCACCACGCCGAGTTGTGCCTTGATGGCCAGCGCGTCGCGCGGCATTTGCAAGCCCATGGCATGGATGGTCCCGCCATCGGGCGCGGTCAGCCCCAAGCACATGCGGATGGTGGTGGTTTTGCCGGCCCCATTGGGCCCAATCACCCCCAAGCACTCACCCGGTGCAATGTCGAAGGAGAGGTCTTTGACCACCTGCACATCGCCATAGTGCTTGTGCAGATGCTGTACTGAGAAAAGGGGCGTGCTCATAAGGGGATGTGGGTTGGCTTATTGGAAGGCGACTTCGGCAAAGCTGCGCAGCTTGCGGCTGTGCAACTGGTCTACCCCTTGGGCGCGCAGCAGTTCCAGCGCGCGTATGCCAATGCGCAAATGCTGGTCTACGCGTTCACGGTAGAAGTGGTTGGCCATGCCGGGGAGCTTGATCTCGCCATGCAGCGGCTTGTCACTCACACACAGCAGAGTGCCGTAGGGCACGCGGAAGCGGAAGCCGTTGGCCGCAATCGTGGCGCTTTCCATGTCCAGGGCCACGGCACGGCTTTGGCTGAAGCGGCGCTGGGGCTGGTTGTCGGGCAAGAGCTCCCAGTTGCGGTTGTCGGTAGACGCCACGGTGCCGGTGCGCATGATGCTCTTGAGCGCTGCGCCCTTGATCTGCGTGACGTCAGCCACCGCTTGCTCCAAGGCCAGTTGAATTTCGGCCAGCGCGGGGATGGGCACCCACAGCGGCAACTCTTCATCCAATACATGGTCTTCACGCACATAGCCATGGGCCAGCACGTAGTCGCCCAGTTGTTGGCTGTTGCGCAGGCCCGCGCAGTGGCCCAGCATGATCCAGGCGTGTGGCCGCAGCACGGCAATGTGGTCGGTGATGTTTTTGGCGTTGGCTGGGCCCACACCAATGTTGACCATGGTGATGCCCGCTTGGTCGGCGCGCACCAGGTGGTAGCCCGGCATTTGCGGCAAACGTGGTGGGGGCACACCGAGTGCATCGCCCGCCTCAGCAGGCAGGCCCACGCGGCGTGTCACCACATTGCCAGGTTCTACAAACGCCACGTATTCGCTGTTGGGGTCTGCCATGGCGGCGCGGCCCAAGGCAATGAATTCATCAATGTAGAACTGGTAGTTGGTGAAGAGCACAAAGTTTTGAAAGTGCTCGGGCAGGGTGCCGGTGTAGTGGCGCAGGCGGTGCAGTGAGTAGTCCACGCGCGGTGCAGTAAACAAGGACAGCGGCTGCGCCTCGCCGGGGCTTGGGTTGTAAGTGCCATTGGCAATGCCATCGTCCATGGCGGCGAGGTCGGGCAGGTCAAACACATCGCGCATGAGCATGCGGCGCTGTGCGCTCATGCTGCCCTCCACGTGGTCGGTTTCGGCAAACGAAAAGTGCACCGGAATGGGCTGGGTGCTGGTGCCCACCTCGAGCTCGACACCGTGGTTTTGCAGCAGCAAGCGGAATTGCTCCAAGTAGTAGTTGGAGTAGAGCTCGGGCCGGGTCAACGTGGTTTCAAAGCGACCGGGGCCGGCCACAAAACCGTAGCTTAGGCGGGCGATGTCACCAATGGCTTGGCGCGAGACCGTGTCGGTATGGATGCGTACCAGCGGGTAGCAAGCGCGCACATGGCCTGTGCTGTCATCTCCGGCCACAAAGCGCTGCATGGCTTGGCGCAGGTGGGCAATGCTGGAGTCATAAATGCGTTTGACCTGGTCCAATGCTGCAACTGGGTCGGTAAAGCGTGCCGGGGCGATGAAGGGTGGGAGATTTGACATATTTGCTATTGTGCCGTGGGACACTGTGATCAAAATGCTTAGGGGTAATGCCTATGCCCATTGTGCGGCTCCGCTGTGACGAGAACATGTAACATCGCAGATACAAAAAAAGGCGTGCGCGCACGCAGCGCCGAACCAAAGGAGTTTTGTGCCACTGTCCCACGATCCGCGTGACCAAGCTACGGGATTCCCACCTTTGCAGTGGGAAGAGGATGATGTTCCCACGCGTCCCATGCCACTGCACGAGCTGCCGACTCAGGCCCGGGTGGACCATGAGATGGCCGTCATCGAACAACACCATATGCGCATTGCCTTGGTGATCAAAAAGTTCTGGGGCCACCGCGACTGCGTGGAGTACATGCAAACCTTGCTGCTCAAGGGTGGCGACGGGGATGAGAAAAAGCGCGTGGGCTTTAAGGCTGAAGTAAGCGCTGCGCTCATCAACCTGATTGCCCTGCACCGCATTGAACCGTAACGAGAAGGGCATGCCATGCGCCGTTTGCGTCGAGTAGGGTTAGCCGTAGCGGCCGTGCTGGCTGCAGGGTTGGCGGTGTTTTTCTACGTGCCCACCCTCGTGGACGGCAAGATGAACCA is from Rhodoferax aquaticus and encodes:
- a CDS encoding HDOD domain-containing protein, producing MTMHLDDLLDSELALPSIPRAVAMVLSELDSPDPDLRAISQHINTDIGLTTRLLALANSAQYQLAYRIGSVSDALAVLGLNQVRALTTAAAMSGAFKNVPGLDMQQFWTYSLNVAKLSRKLARNAKANSAIAFTAGLVHASGELVMHVGMPEQMAWLNDRVGPLSLKRAKAEHQLLGYTYAEVGAGFAKHWKFPLAIVEAIEHQRAPFDNKVYEALAGVVHLSSWRARAQEAGYGDAQLTDSFPDEVALALGMDIDEVMQRDPIDWTSQQESAGML
- a CDS encoding ABC transporter permease yields the protein MMTTPHPTQSVWRPPQLSLRFWPVFLRNLLVWRKLAIPSLVGNIAEPLMWLVAFGYGMGALVGQITVAGASGDTKVPYILFLASGSICMSAMQAASFEALYSAFSRMHVQKTWDGIMNAPVGLDDIVLAEMLWAAFKSLFTVTAILAVMLALGISYSPLLLVAWPILLGVGITFSCIALIFNALAKGYDFFTYYFTLFLTPMMFLSGVFFPLEQLPMAVRVIADWLPLSNAVALVRPLFMDQWPSNFGHHVAVLVVYTVVSFWIALALTRKRFQK
- a CDS encoding ATP-binding cassette domain-containing protein; this translates as MSTPLFSVQHLHKHYGDVQVVKDLSFDIAPGECLGVIGPNGAGKTTTIRMCLGLTAPDGGTIHAMGLQMPRDALAIKAQLGVVSQMDTLDPDFSCAENLLVYGRYFGMKDAQIRERIPALLEFASLSHKANAKPGELSGGMKRRLSLARALVNDPKLLLLDEPTTGLDPQARHLMWERLQLLLQQGKSILLTTHFMDEAERLCSRLLVLDHGKKIAEGKPRDLIAQHLEPDVIEVFGQGAVALATSPLRDMASRVEVSGETVFFYTNAAPALQQALAAYPQLRTLHRPANLEDLFLKLTGRQIREDA
- a CDS encoding AMP nucleosidase codes for the protein MSNLPPFIAPARFTDPVAALDQVKRIYDSSIAHLRQAMQRFVAGDDSTGHVRACYPLVRIHTDTVSRQAIGDIARLSYGFVAGPGRFETTLTRPELYSNYYLEQFRLLLQNHGVELEVGTSTQPIPVHFSFAETDHVEGSMSAQRRMLMRDVFDLPDLAAMDDGIANGTYNPSPGEAQPLSLFTAPRVDYSLHRLRHYTGTLPEHFQNFVLFTNYQFYIDEFIALGRAAMADPNSEYVAFVEPGNVVTRRVGLPAEAGDALGVPPPRLPQMPGYHLVRADQAGITMVNIGVGPANAKNITDHIAVLRPHAWIMLGHCAGLRNSQQLGDYVLAHGYVREDHVLDEELPLWVPIPALAEIQLALEQAVADVTQIKGAALKSIMRTGTVASTDNRNWELLPDNQPQRRFSQSRAVALDMESATIAANGFRFRVPYGTLLCVSDKPLHGEIKLPGMANHFYRERVDQHLRIGIRALELLRAQGVDQLHSRKLRSFAEVAFQ